In a single window of the Halolamina litorea genome:
- a CDS encoding helix-turn-helix domain-containing protein, which translates to MELERVVPLNGRVMPYLWVTGVDTDEGLRRLRADPDVVESRALAEGRDGLLAGIDWHDSHPLLDALSGAGATCLRGVGGPEGWQFSLRFPTRDCLATCYRECSEDGVDLTVDRIHATSWSAEGGHDTVLTDVQRETLTTALERGYFSVPRSTTLQDLATEFDVSDTAISQRIRRGVARLLAAELSEG; encoded by the coding sequence GTGGAGCTCGAGCGGGTCGTCCCGCTGAACGGGCGGGTGATGCCGTACCTCTGGGTCACCGGCGTCGATACCGACGAGGGGCTCCGGCGGCTCAGGGCCGACCCCGACGTGGTCGAGAGCCGGGCGCTCGCCGAGGGCCGGGACGGGCTGCTGGCCGGCATCGACTGGCACGATAGTCACCCCCTGCTCGACGCGCTCTCGGGGGCCGGCGCTACCTGCCTCCGGGGCGTCGGCGGCCCGGAGGGCTGGCAGTTCTCGCTCCGGTTCCCGACCCGTGACTGTCTGGCGACCTGCTACCGGGAGTGCAGTGAGGACGGTGTCGACCTCACCGTCGACCGGATCCATGCGACTTCGTGGTCGGCCGAGGGGGGCCACGATACGGTGCTGACCGACGTACAGCGCGAGACACTGACGACTGCGCTCGAACGCGGCTACTTCTCGGTCCCGCGGTCGACGACGCTCCAGGACCTCGCCACGGAGTTCGACGTGTCCGACACGGCGATCTCCCAGCGGATTCGGCGGGGGGTTGCCCGGTTGCTCGCCGCGGAGCTGTCGGAGGGGTAG
- a CDS encoding DUF2171 domain-containing protein, whose amino-acid sequence MVRNFNDSDQGKRVVTADGDEVGMVSRAEGTRLHITPSENLSRSVRRRLGWSEDDEDVVLRKSKVDSIAGDEIHLKKNL is encoded by the coding sequence ATGGTACGAAACTTCAACGATAGCGACCAAGGGAAACGTGTAGTAACCGCAGACGGCGACGAGGTGGGAATGGTGAGCCGTGCGGAGGGAACGCGCCTCCACATCACCCCATCCGAGAACCTCTCACGGAGCGTCCGGCGGCGCCTCGGCTGGTCCGAGGACGACGAGGACGTAGTACTCCGGAAGTCGAAAGTGGACTCCATCGCCGGCGACGAGATCCACCTGAAGAAGAACCTCTAG